From a single Silene latifolia isolate original U9 population chromosome 6, ASM4854445v1, whole genome shotgun sequence genomic region:
- the LOC141587736 gene encoding benzyl alcohol O-benzoyltransferase-like: MKATRLKCGGFIVSLRINHAITDGTGISQFMNAVGEMGRGFTTPSILPVWGRECLTARNPPRSTIDHHEYDQHSTTEKQHANGPTGLVQHFLLFGATQLEALRSHVPPHIKQYSTFDLLSGSLWRCRTRALGLKPEDEVRMLFAVNARNKFDPPLGKENYGNACALPVVCAKVNDICEHDIGYVLELIRKTKGKINEEYMRSSMDLLVTKDRPDYYRNQTYAVSDLRHLGFTDVDFGWGKPVFAGPASNEAIPDASLFISYKNKDGESMIMVNISLPPESMKVFLKEVEEMLQIQSIPISPIYQSKSNSIPLV; encoded by the exons atgaaa GCAACTCGACTTAAATGTGGCGGATTCATAGTATCTCTTCGAATCAACCATGCGATAACTGATGGTACAGGTATATCACAATTTATGAATGCGGTGGGCGAGATGGGAAGAGGATTCACGACCCCATCCATCCTCCCAGTGTGGGGAAGGGAGTGTCTAACTGCAAGAAATCCACCTCGCTCCACCATCGACCACCACGAGTACGATCAACATAGCACTACTGAAAAGCAACACGCCAATGGTCCCACTGGCCTGGTCCAACATTTCTTATTGTTTGGCGCAACTCAGCTC GAAG CTCTAAGATCCCATGTTCCTCCACACATTAAGCAATATTCCACTTTTGACCTCCTAAGTGGCTCTCTATGGCGGTGTCGAACCAGAGCTCTTGGACTCAAACCCGAGGATGAAGTTCGCATGCTCTTCGCTGTGAATGCGAGGAATAAGTTTGATCCACCCCTTGGAAAGGAGAACTATGGGAACGCGTGTGCACTTCCAGTAGTGTGTGCGAAAGTCAACGATATATGTGAGCACGATATTGGGTATGTTTTGGAGCTCATAAGAAAGACAAAAGGAAAAATTAACGAGGAGTATATGAGGTCAAGCATGGACCTTTTGGTGACAAAAGATAGACCAGATTATTATAGGAATCAGACGTATGCTGTGTCGGATTTGAGGCATCTAGGGTTTACTGACGTCGATTTTGGGTGGGGCAAACCCGTTTTCGCTGGCCCGGCTAGTAATGAAGCTATACCCGATGCTAGCCTCTTCATCTCATACAAGAACAAGGATGGGGAGAGTATGATAATGGTCAATATTTCACTGCCTCCTGAGTCAATGAAAGTTTTTCTTAAGGAGGTGGAAGAGATGCTTCAAATTCAATCCATTCCAATTAGTCCGATATATCAGTCAAAGTCAAATAGCATACCACTTGTATAG